A region of Kribbella sp. NBC_01245 DNA encodes the following proteins:
- a CDS encoding DMT family transporter, which produces MLLAAAAFEIAFALSLKPSEGFTRLWPTAGVLVFGVISVVLLSKTLDRLPVGTAYAVWTGLGSLGVVTLGIVYFNEPITLTRVLCVGLIVAGVVGLRLAGAD; this is translated from the coding sequence ATGTTGCTCGCGGCGGCCGCGTTCGAGATCGCGTTCGCCTTGAGCCTCAAGCCCAGTGAGGGATTCACGCGGCTCTGGCCGACGGCCGGCGTCCTGGTCTTCGGCGTGATCTCGGTGGTGCTGCTCTCGAAAACGCTGGATCGCCTGCCCGTCGGTACGGCGTACGCCGTCTGGACCGGCCTCGGCTCACTCGGCGTCGTCACCCTCGGCATCGTCTACTTCAACGAGCCGATCACGCTCACCCGCGTGCTCTGCGTAGGCCTGATCGTCGCGGGCGTCGTCGGCCTCCGCCTGGCCGGCGCCGACTGA
- the glpX gene encoding class II fructose-bisphosphatase, which translates to MSDPTTPPAHLEVDEHAPDRNLALELVRVTEAAAMAAGRWVGRGDKNGADGAAVNAMRTLIGTVGMRGVVVIGEGEKDNAPMLYNGEEVGSGDGAECDVAVDPVDGTTLVAKGMANGIAVMAVAPRHTMYDPSAVFYMEKLAVGPEAADVVDIRLPVAENIKRVAKAKNSSVDDVTVVLLDRPRHDDLAAQIRATGARIKFISDGDVAGAVEAARPDTGIDMLIGIGGTPEGIISACAMKCMGGLIQGRLWPRDDDERQKAIDAGHDLDRVLTTDDLVSGDDCFFVATGITDGELLRGVRYRGSIARTHSLVMRSRSGTIRSIDSEHQLSKLRAYSAIDFEHAR; encoded by the coding sequence ATGAGCGACCCCACCACGCCTCCTGCCCATCTCGAGGTCGATGAGCATGCCCCCGACCGCAACCTGGCCCTCGAGTTGGTCCGGGTCACCGAGGCCGCCGCGATGGCGGCCGGCCGCTGGGTCGGCCGCGGCGACAAGAACGGCGCCGACGGCGCCGCGGTCAACGCGATGCGAACCCTGATCGGCACCGTCGGGATGCGCGGCGTCGTCGTGATCGGCGAGGGCGAGAAGGACAACGCCCCGATGCTCTACAACGGCGAAGAGGTCGGCTCGGGCGACGGCGCCGAGTGTGACGTCGCGGTCGACCCCGTCGACGGTACGACGCTGGTGGCGAAAGGCATGGCCAATGGCATCGCGGTGATGGCGGTCGCGCCGCGCCACACGATGTACGACCCGTCTGCCGTCTTCTACATGGAGAAGCTGGCCGTCGGTCCCGAGGCGGCCGACGTGGTGGACATCCGCCTGCCCGTCGCGGAGAACATCAAGCGCGTCGCCAAGGCGAAGAACTCGTCCGTCGACGACGTCACCGTGGTCCTGCTCGACCGCCCGCGGCACGACGACCTGGCCGCCCAGATCCGGGCCACCGGCGCGCGGATCAAGTTCATCAGTGACGGCGATGTCGCGGGTGCGGTCGAGGCGGCCCGGCCGGATACCGGTATCGACATGCTGATCGGCATCGGGGGTACGCCGGAGGGCATCATCTCGGCCTGCGCGATGAAGTGCATGGGCGGCTTGATCCAGGGCCGGCTCTGGCCGCGCGACGACGACGAGCGGCAGAAGGCGATCGACGCCGGGCACGACCTGGACCGGGTGCTCACCACCGACGACCTGGTCAGCGGTGACGACTGCTTCTTCGTCGCCACCGGTATCACCGATGGCGAGCTGCTGCGCGGCGTGCGCTACCGCGGCTCGATCGCCCGGACCCACTCGCTGGTGATGCGCTCCCGTAGCGGCACGATCCGCAGCATCGACAGCGAGCACCAGCTGTCCAAGCTGCGCGCCTACTCCGCGATCGACTTCGAGCACGCGCGCTGA
- a CDS encoding carbohydrate kinase family protein, which yields MAALIPPVLVVGEALVDIVQGQATPGGSPANVAVGLARLGVPTELVTRIGTDPYGVQVADHLTGNGVGLSGHTVEPGFPTSTATATLDTEGVASYEFDIHWEPPALVLPVDCPAVHTGSIATVLEPGATAIRAFLAELADQPVTVTLDPNARPTITPDPDQTWAAVKALAAQADLVKLSDEDCEFLRPGLKPDEVAAELLAVDRTRCVVITLGGAGAIGVSRTARVQVEAPKIDVVDTVGAGDSFMSALIAGLHAKDLLGEQRLEGLDETTLAAVIDYAVKAAAITCTRHGADPPTAAEHTETWG from the coding sequence ATGGCAGCACTGATCCCGCCTGTGCTGGTCGTCGGTGAGGCTCTGGTCGACATCGTGCAAGGTCAGGCCACGCCCGGCGGCTCCCCCGCGAACGTCGCGGTCGGCCTCGCCCGGTTGGGCGTGCCGACCGAGCTGGTCACACGCATTGGCACCGACCCGTACGGCGTACAGGTGGCGGACCATCTGACCGGCAATGGCGTCGGGTTGTCCGGGCATACGGTCGAGCCGGGCTTTCCGACCAGCACGGCGACGGCCACGCTCGATACCGAGGGCGTCGCGTCGTACGAGTTCGACATCCACTGGGAGCCTCCGGCCCTCGTCTTGCCTGTTGACTGCCCGGCCGTACACACCGGGTCGATCGCGACCGTGCTCGAGCCCGGTGCCACGGCGATCCGGGCCTTCCTCGCGGAGCTGGCGGATCAACCCGTCACAGTGACCCTCGATCCAAACGCGCGTCCGACGATCACGCCCGATCCCGACCAGACCTGGGCGGCGGTGAAAGCGCTCGCCGCGCAGGCTGATTTGGTCAAGTTGAGTGATGAGGACTGCGAGTTCCTCCGGCCCGGCCTCAAGCCGGATGAAGTGGCGGCCGAGCTGCTGGCCGTTGATCGGACGCGGTGTGTGGTGATCACGCTTGGCGGCGCGGGCGCGATCGGGGTGAGCCGGACGGCTCGGGTTCAGGTGGAGGCGCCGAAGATCGACGTGGTCGACACGGTTGGTGCGGGCGACTCGTTCATGTCGGCGCTCATCGCCGGGCTGCACGCGAAGGATCTGCTCGGCGAGCAGCGGCTCGAAGGGCTCGACGAGACGACGCTGGCGGCAGTGATCGACTACGCGGTCAAGGCCGCCGCGATCACTTGCACCCGGCATGGCGCCGACCCGCCGACGGCGGCCGAGCACACGGAGACTTGGGGATGA
- a CDS encoding flavodoxin family protein, whose translation MSSTTARIAVAYHSGYGHTAKQAQAVARGAAAVSNVEAGLEVEARLVPLDELTDDVWAELDAADAIVFGAPTYMGSPSAVFKTFAEASAKVWADDLGWRDKIAAGFTNSKAMSGDKLNSLVDFTMLAAQHGMIWVGLDLYPGWSSSTASIEDLNRLGSWLGAMAQSDSDLSAEQAPPATDLRTAEALGARVATVTLRHLRGATAPRVESDAA comes from the coding sequence ATGAGCAGTACCACCGCCCGAATCGCGGTCGCCTATCACTCCGGCTACGGCCACACCGCGAAGCAGGCGCAGGCCGTCGCCCGTGGCGCCGCCGCCGTCTCGAACGTCGAGGCCGGCTTGGAAGTCGAGGCCAGGCTGGTCCCGCTGGACGAGCTGACCGATGACGTCTGGGCAGAACTCGATGCGGCCGACGCGATCGTCTTCGGCGCACCGACGTACATGGGCAGTCCGAGTGCCGTCTTCAAGACGTTCGCGGAGGCCAGCGCCAAGGTCTGGGCCGACGACCTGGGCTGGCGCGACAAGATCGCCGCCGGCTTCACCAATTCGAAGGCGATGTCCGGCGACAAGCTGAACAGCCTGGTCGACTTCACCATGCTGGCGGCCCAGCACGGCATGATCTGGGTCGGCCTCGACCTCTATCCCGGCTGGTCCTCGTCGACCGCGAGTATCGAGGACCTGAACCGCCTGGGCAGCTGGCTCGGCGCGATGGCGCAGTCCGACTCGGATCTGTCCGCCGAGCAGGCTCCGCCCGCGACCGATCTGCGTACGGCGGAGGCCCTTGGCGCGCGAGTCGCCACGGTCACGCTTCGCCATCTTCGCGGCGCGACAGCACCTCGAGTCGAGAGCGACGCGGCCTAG
- a CDS encoding fumarate hydratase: MSADFNYSDLLPLGADDTEYRLLTTEGVSTFTANGRTFLQVEPSVLRDLTAEAMHDISHYLRSAHLAQLRRIIDDPEASGNDRFVALDLLKNANISAGGVLPMCQDTGTAIVMGKKSEGVLTGAVDEEWISRGVYDAYTKLNLRYSQMAPLNMWDEKNTGSNLPAQIELYSTPGTKDPAYKLLFMAKGGGSANKSFLFQETKAVLNPAGMMKFLDEKIRSLGTAACPPYHLAIVVGGTSAEFALKTAKYASAHYLDALPSTGSPVGHGFRDHELEKQVFELTQQFGIGAQFGGKYFCHDVRVIRLPRHGASLPVAIAVSCSADRQALAKITPEGVFLEQLERDPARFLPDTTDEHLAESDEVVRIDLNRPMSEIRSELSKLPVKTRLSLTGPLVVARDIAHAKIKERLDAGEPMPSYLKDHAVYYAGPAKTPEGYASGSFGPTTAGRMDAYVDQFQAAGGSMVMLAKGNRSAQVTQACKAHGGFYLGSIGGPAARLAQDCIKSVDVLEYAELGMEAVWKIEVEDFPAFVVVDDKGNDFFTSTAKPVPLTVRPRS; the protein is encoded by the coding sequence GTGTCCGCCGACTTCAACTACTCCGACCTGCTCCCATTGGGGGCCGATGACACGGAGTACCGGCTCCTCACGACCGAGGGCGTCAGCACGTTCACCGCCAACGGCAGGACGTTCCTCCAGGTGGAGCCGTCGGTGCTGCGGGACCTCACCGCCGAGGCGATGCACGACATCTCGCACTACCTCCGCTCGGCGCACTTGGCTCAGCTGCGGCGGATCATCGACGACCCCGAAGCCAGCGGTAACGACCGGTTCGTCGCGCTCGACCTGCTGAAGAACGCGAACATCTCTGCCGGTGGCGTGCTGCCGATGTGCCAGGACACCGGTACGGCGATCGTGATGGGCAAGAAGTCCGAGGGCGTGCTCACCGGCGCGGTCGACGAGGAGTGGATCAGCCGCGGTGTGTACGACGCGTACACCAAGTTGAACCTGCGCTACTCGCAGATGGCCCCGCTGAACATGTGGGACGAGAAGAACACCGGCTCCAACCTCCCCGCGCAGATCGAGCTCTACTCGACGCCAGGCACTAAGGACCCGGCGTACAAGCTGCTCTTCATGGCCAAGGGCGGCGGTTCAGCGAACAAGTCGTTCCTCTTCCAGGAGACCAAGGCCGTGCTCAACCCGGCCGGGATGATGAAGTTCCTCGACGAGAAGATCCGCTCGCTCGGCACGGCCGCGTGCCCGCCGTACCACCTGGCGATCGTGGTCGGTGGGACGTCCGCGGAGTTCGCGCTGAAGACCGCCAAGTACGCGTCGGCGCACTACCTGGACGCGCTGCCGTCGACCGGCTCGCCCGTCGGGCATGGGTTCCGCGACCACGAGCTGGAGAAGCAGGTCTTCGAGCTGACTCAGCAGTTCGGGATCGGGGCCCAGTTCGGCGGCAAGTACTTCTGCCACGACGTCCGCGTCATCCGTCTCCCCCGGCACGGCGCATCGCTGCCCGTCGCGATCGCAGTCTCCTGCTCGGCCGACCGCCAGGCGCTCGCGAAGATCACGCCCGAAGGCGTCTTCCTCGAACAGCTCGAGCGCGATCCGGCCCGGTTCCTGCCCGACACCACCGACGAGCACCTGGCCGAGTCCGACGAGGTGGTCCGGATCGACCTGAACCGCCCGATGAGCGAGATCCGGTCCGAGCTGTCGAAGCTGCCGGTCAAGACCCGGCTGTCCCTGACCGGGCCACTCGTCGTCGCTCGCGATATCGCGCACGCCAAGATCAAGGAACGCCTCGACGCGGGCGAGCCGATGCCGTCGTACCTGAAGGACCACGCGGTCTATTACGCGGGGCCGGCCAAGACTCCGGAGGGTTACGCGTCCGGCTCGTTCGGGCCGACCACGGCCGGCCGGATGGACGCGTACGTCGACCAGTTCCAGGCGGCCGGTGGTTCGATGGTGATGCTTGCCAAGGGCAACCGTTCGGCCCAGGTCACGCAGGCCTGCAAGGCACACGGCGGGTTCTACCTGGGCTCGATCGGTGGTCCCGCGGCCCGGCTGGCGCAGGACTGCATCAAATCGGTCGACGTGCTGGAGTACGCAGAGCTCGGCATGGAGGCCGTCTGGAAGATCGAGGTCGAGGACTTCCCGGCCTTCGTCGTTGTCGACGACAAGGGCAACGACTTCTTCACCTCCACCGCCAAGCCCGTCCCGCTGACGGTCCGGCCACGCAGCTAG
- a CDS encoding Gfo/Idh/MocA family oxidoreductase → MRIGIIGTENSHADHIIDYLNVEGRFGETRVVALSGGESERNQKLRALGQLERLVDEPTELLDLVDAVIITDRHGALHRAHAVPFLAAGLPVFVDKPLACNETDARAIIAAAREYDAPLTSSSAVRWVPDTDFLATASVGPVQVVTTTGPADPASEYAGIYFYGIHSVDVALRLAPGELGDVRVERTADTIVATVEAGPTRVVVNLVLPGADGQVPFHGMVVGRHGIAARELTLGPSYVEPGLRAFLEMAHTRRPPISYDDLVRPIQLLDAIAANI, encoded by the coding sequence GTGCGCATCGGGATCATCGGCACGGAGAACTCCCATGCCGACCACATCATCGATTACCTGAACGTCGAAGGCCGCTTTGGCGAGACTCGCGTGGTCGCGCTGAGCGGAGGCGAGAGCGAGCGCAACCAAAAGCTCCGCGCGTTGGGGCAGCTCGAGCGGCTTGTCGACGAGCCGACGGAGCTGCTGGATCTTGTCGACGCCGTCATCATCACGGATCGCCACGGCGCCCTGCACCGGGCGCACGCCGTACCGTTCCTGGCCGCCGGTCTGCCGGTGTTCGTGGACAAACCGCTGGCCTGCAACGAGACCGACGCGCGGGCGATCATCGCGGCGGCTCGCGAGTACGACGCGCCGTTGACGTCGTCCTCGGCCGTGCGCTGGGTGCCGGACACGGACTTCTTGGCGACGGCGTCGGTTGGGCCCGTTCAGGTGGTGACCACGACCGGCCCGGCGGATCCGGCCAGCGAGTACGCCGGGATCTACTTCTACGGCATCCACTCGGTCGACGTCGCCCTTCGGCTGGCACCCGGCGAGCTCGGCGACGTACGCGTCGAGCGGACCGCCGACACGATCGTGGCCACCGTCGAAGCCGGTCCGACTCGCGTCGTGGTGAACCTGGTGCTGCCCGGAGCCGACGGCCAGGTCCCGTTCCACGGAATGGTCGTCGGCCGGCACGGCATCGCCGCCCGCGAGCTCACCCTCGGCCCGTCGTACGTCGAACCGGGGCTGAGGGCGTTCCTCGAGATGGCCCACACGCGGCGCCCACCGATCTCGTACGACGATCTGGTCCGTCCCATCCAGCTGCTCGACGCCATCGCCGCGAATATCTAG
- a CDS encoding TetR/AcrR family transcriptional regulator, whose amino-acid sequence MVDEARPERADARRNRLKVLEAADRLFTQYGVKNVSLDAIAAEAGVGKGTVFRRFGDRAGLAVALLDEREQELQAKMLTGPPPLGPGAPPAERAVAFLEAYLDLLDRHAELFADSENASEGARYRIGSYHLWHRHLVLLIEEAKPSLDAAYTAHALLAPLAADLHQALRSDAYDLNRLKAGLRTLTTTVLT is encoded by the coding sequence TTGGTCGATGAGGCACGTCCCGAACGCGCCGACGCGCGCCGAAACCGCCTCAAGGTCCTCGAAGCCGCCGACCGCCTCTTCACCCAGTACGGCGTGAAAAACGTGTCGCTGGACGCCATCGCCGCCGAGGCCGGAGTCGGCAAGGGAACGGTCTTCCGCCGCTTCGGCGACCGAGCCGGGCTAGCCGTCGCGCTACTAGACGAACGCGAGCAGGAACTCCAAGCCAAAATGCTGACCGGCCCGCCTCCACTAGGCCCGGGCGCTCCGCCGGCCGAACGCGCCGTCGCCTTCCTGGAGGCCTACCTGGACCTGCTCGACCGCCACGCAGAGCTATTCGCAGACAGCGAAAACGCCTCCGAAGGCGCCCGCTACCGCATCGGCTCCTACCACCTCTGGCACCGCCACCTAGTCCTCCTCATCGAGGAAGCCAAGCCGTCCCTCGACGCCGCCTACACCGCCCACGCCCTCCTGGCCCCCCTGGCCGCCGACCTCCACCAGGCCCTCCGCTCAGACGCCTACGACCTGAACCGCCTAAAAGCCGGCCTCCGCACCCTCACCACAACCGTCCTCACCTAG
- a CDS encoding DUF4245 domain-containing protein yields MTSTDNEAARVRAEALAARAQSKADRAKFRTVRNMVWSLLACLAVVGFIAAVTWRPHEEKITAVDYSNHVAEGRKLATWLKAPEPMPAGWTATSAQLRAPENSPITWHLGIITDGKRYVGLEQSDMAARKFLSDELGKTTDDGTSTINGVTWQRKALTERENEHALVLAGAGVTTIVVGNAGYPALETLATTLR; encoded by the coding sequence ATGACCAGTACCGACAACGAAGCCGCGCGGGTCCGGGCCGAGGCCCTCGCCGCGCGAGCGCAGTCCAAGGCGGACCGGGCGAAGTTCCGCACGGTCCGGAACATGGTCTGGTCCCTGCTGGCCTGTCTTGCCGTCGTCGGCTTCATCGCCGCGGTGACCTGGCGTCCGCACGAAGAGAAGATCACGGCGGTCGACTACAGCAACCACGTCGCCGAAGGCCGCAAACTCGCGACCTGGCTGAAGGCGCCCGAGCCGATGCCCGCCGGCTGGACGGCGACGAGTGCCCAGCTGCGCGCCCCCGAGAACAGCCCGATCACCTGGCACCTCGGCATCATCACGGACGGCAAGAGGTACGTCGGGCTCGAGCAGTCGGACATGGCCGCGCGCAAATTCCTCAGCGACGAGCTCGGCAAAACCACTGACGATGGCACCTCGACCATCAACGGTGTGACCTGGCAGCGCAAGGCCCTCACCGAGCGGGAGAACGAGCACGCCCTCGTCCTGGCCGGCGCCGGCGTCACCACCATCGTCGTCGGCAACGCCGGCTATCCCGCCCTGGAAACCCTCGCCACCACTCTCCGCTGA
- a CDS encoding DUF1707 SHOCT-like domain-containing protein gives MDPDKLPEPTDDPALRRRVSDLEREEVADVVREAASEGRLTFTEMEERLESVYASRTYGELVEVTADLPGGPSASVSAWSESPSSGVVASAPSGYVEQSNPTINVFLSDHKRTGNWLAPQRQDVHAVLGDVTLDYTEAQVPYEEIFLDIKSILADVKIRVPQNAIVHLDGQPILGSVTEQGSYDPNAQTAGKPKVFHIKGTAILGEIKVKRGPRLSKRLGLT, from the coding sequence GTGGACCCAGACAAGCTCCCGGAACCGACCGACGATCCCGCCCTGCGCCGCCGGGTGTCCGACCTCGAACGCGAAGAGGTCGCCGACGTCGTCCGCGAGGCCGCCAGTGAAGGCCGTCTGACCTTCACCGAGATGGAGGAGCGGCTCGAGTCGGTCTATGCGTCGCGAACGTACGGCGAGCTGGTCGAGGTGACGGCGGATCTGCCGGGCGGGCCGTCTGCATCTGTGTCGGCCTGGTCTGAGTCGCCCTCGTCGGGGGTGGTCGCGTCGGCGCCGTCGGGGTATGTCGAGCAGTCGAACCCGACCATCAACGTCTTCCTGTCCGACCATAAGCGCACCGGGAACTGGCTCGCGCCACAGCGCCAGGACGTGCACGCGGTGCTCGGTGACGTCACGCTCGACTACACCGAGGCCCAGGTGCCGTACGAGGAGATCTTCCTCGACATCAAGTCGATCCTCGCCGACGTGAAGATCCGCGTCCCGCAGAACGCGATCGTGCACCTCGACGGCCAGCCCATCCTCGGCTCGGTTACCGAACAAGGCAGCTACGACCCCAACGCCCAGACCGCCGGCAAGCCCAAGGTCTTCCACATCAAGGGCACCGCCATCCTCGGCGAGATCAAGGTCAAACGAGGCCCACGCCTCAGCAAACGCCTCGGCCTCACCTGA